One stretch of Tenacibaculum sp. MAR_2010_89 DNA includes these proteins:
- a CDS encoding DUF1835 domain-containing protein translates to MASSILHITNGDSTTQVLNKLNFNGSIITWREMLCEGKTSIDVGSENFWKTRFDFLKSSYKVSKKTFIDYTLKEYRNLCNQKQQDEIVLWFEYDLFCQVNMLAVISWLKRYRKGRKISLVCSGEIEGKKGLFGLGQLTNTELKEHYNKRVVLTQDDIEYADYIWQLYCSDSPLRLETVHQYNPMSPFVYLEAAIKAHIQRFPSIKNGLNKIENSILEIANQQHFKNKNELVGSILASQEVYGFGDTQYFNKLQQLKKLFTSFDPVKLSKMGKKVLNDQVNYYGQIRSDFSYLGGSKKYSYLYINNTNKLLKITS, encoded by the coding sequence ATGGCATCTTCTATATTACACATTACAAACGGAGACAGTACTACCCAAGTATTAAATAAACTAAATTTTAATGGATCAATAATTACATGGCGTGAGATGTTATGTGAAGGAAAAACATCTATTGACGTTGGTAGTGAGAACTTTTGGAAAACTCGCTTTGATTTTTTAAAATCTTCTTATAAAGTTTCAAAAAAAACTTTTATTGATTACACCTTAAAAGAATACAGAAATCTTTGTAATCAAAAACAACAAGATGAAATTGTATTATGGTTTGAATATGATTTATTCTGCCAAGTAAATATGCTTGCTGTTATAAGTTGGTTAAAACGTTACAGAAAAGGAAGAAAAATATCATTAGTTTGTAGTGGTGAAATAGAAGGTAAAAAAGGATTATTTGGTTTAGGTCAATTAACAAATACTGAATTAAAAGAACATTATAATAAAAGAGTAGTATTAACTCAAGATGATATTGAGTATGCTGATTATATTTGGCAATTATATTGTTCAGACAGTCCCCTACGTTTAGAAACAGTTCATCAATACAACCCTATGTCACCTTTTGTATATCTTGAAGCTGCTATTAAAGCACATATTCAAAGGTTTCCTTCAATTAAAAATGGATTAAATAAAATTGAAAACTCTATTTTAGAAATTGCCAATCAGCAACATTTTAAAAATAAAAATGAATTAGTTGGCTCAATTTTGGCTTCACAAGAAGTATATGGATTTGGTGATACTCAATACTTTAACAAACTGCAACAATTAAAAAAACTGTTCACTTCCTTTGACCCCGTTAAACTAAGTAAAATGGGAAAAAAAGTATTAAATGACCAAGTAAATTACTATGGTCAAATACGTTCTGATTTTTCGTATCTTGGCGGTTCTAAAAAATATAGCTACTTGTATATAAACAATACCAACAAGCTATTAAAAATAACATCATAA